A region from the Strix uralensis isolate ZFMK-TIS-50842 chromosome 24, bStrUra1, whole genome shotgun sequence genome encodes:
- the MED20 gene encoding mediator of RNA polymerase II transcription subunit 20 isoform X2: MGVTCVAQVPVAEGKSVQQTVELLTRKLELLGAEKQGTFCVDCETYHTAASTISSQGQTGKLMYVMHNSEYPLSCFALFENGPCLIADANFDTLMVKLKGFFQNAKANKIESRGTRYQYCDFLVKVGTVTMGPSARGISVEGVCGRCQSCPTACRPGLLHRGVHRGLHASHHTASALSAQCCDCS, translated from the exons ATGGGGGTGACCTG CGTGGCGCAGGTGCCGGTGGCGGAGGGGAAGAGCGTGCAGCAGACGGTGGAGCTCCTGACGCggaagctggagctgctgggggcCGAGAAACAGGGCACCTTCTGCGTGGACTGCGAGACCTACCACACCGCCGCCTCCACCATCAGCAGCCAAG GGCAGACAGGCAAGCTGATGTATGTGATGCACAACTCCGAATATCCCCTCAGCTGCTTCGCTCTCTTTGAAAACGGTCCCTGTCTCATAGCAGATGCCAACTTTGATACACTTATGGTGAAGTTGAAAGGCTTCTTCCAAAACGCCAAGGCGAACAAGATAGAGAGCCGGGGCACCCGCTACCAGTACTGTGACTTCTTGGTGAAGGTGGGCACGGTTACAATGGGGCCCAGTGCCCGCGGGATATCTGTGGAG GGAGTTTGTGGCAGGTGTCAGTCCTGCCCCACGGCGTGCCGACCCGGATTGCTGCACCGTGGGGTGCACCGTGGGCTCCACGCCAGCCATCACACCGCTTCCGCGCTCTCTGCTCAGTGCTGTGACTGCTCATGA
- the BYSL gene encoding bystin, whose amino-acid sequence MPKARRARGSGPGAMLPLAEQILQDAAPRPTARGKRRGGAEEEEECGGGEGYVDARLSRRILEQARRQQEELEAEHGPGAPAAPKQRSTALGPAVRGPGSDSEDDEEWPSLEKAAAAGRSGEYGGEVVVDPEDEKAIEMFMNKNPPLRRTLADIIMEKITEKQTEVETALSEISGCPMPQLDPRVLEVYRGVREVLSKYRSGKLPKAFKIIPALSNWEQILYITEPETWTAAAMYQATRIFSSNLKERMAQRFYNLVLLPRVRDDIAEYKRLNFHLYMALKKALFKPAAWFKGILIPLCESGTCTLREAIIIGSILTKCSIPVLHSSAAMLKIAEMQYSGANSIFLRLLIDKKYALPFRVVDALVFHFLAFRTDQRVLPVLWHQSFLALAQRYKEDLSSEQKEALLELLKFHSHPQISPEIRRELLNSKTRDVEGQPPAAMDSTP is encoded by the exons ATGCCCAAGgcccggcgggcgcggggctccGGCCCCGGCGCCATGTTGCCGCTGGCCGAGCAGATCCTGCAGGACGCGGCCCCGCGGCCCACGGCTCGGGGGAAGCGGCGCGGTggggccgaggaggaggaggaatgcggcggcggggagggctaCGTGGACGCGCGGCTGTCGCGGCGTATCCTGGAGCAGGCGCGGcggcagcaggaggagctggaggccgAGCACGGCCCcggcgcgcccgccgcccccaaGCAGCGCAGCACGGCGCTGG GCCCGGCGGTGCGCGGCCCCGGCTCAGACTCGGAGGATGACGAGGAGTGGCCCTCGCTGGAAAAGGCGGCGGCAGCAGGACGGAGCGGGGAGTACGgcggggaggtggtggtggaccCCGAGGATGAGAAAGCCATCGAGATGTTCATGAACAAGAACCCGCCACTGAG GCGCACGCTGGCGGACATCATCATGGAGAAGATCACGGAGAAGCAGACGGAGGTGGAGACGGCGCTGTCCGAGATATCGGGCTGCCCCATGCCCCAGCTCGACCCCCGCGTCCTGGAGGTCTACAGGGGCGTCAGAGAG GTGCTGTCCAAATACAGGAGTGGAAAACTCCCCAAGGCATTTAAAATCATTCCTGCCTTGTCCAACTGGGAGCAGATCCTCTACATCACAGAGCCAGAGACATGGACAGCAGCTGCCATGTACCAAGCCACCAG GATATTTTCATCCAACCTGAAAGAGAGGATGGCCCAGCGGTTCTACAACCTGGTGCTGCTGCCGCGGGTCAGGGATGACATTGCTGAGTACAAGCGCCTCAATTTTCACCTCTACATGGCTTTGAAGAAGGCTCTGTTCAAGCCAGCAGCCTGGTTCAAAG GGATCCTCATCCCCCTCTGCGAGTCAGGGACCTGCACGCTGCGGGAGGCCATCATCATCGGCAGCATCCTCACCAAGTGCTCCATCCCCGTCCTCCACTCCAG CGCGGCCATGCTGAAGATCGCCGAGATGCAGTACAGCGGCGCCAACAGCATCTTCCTCCGGCTGCTCATCGACAAGAAATACGCCCTGCCCTTCCGCGTGGTGGATGCCCTCGTCTTCCACTTCCTGGCCTTCCGCACGGACCAGCGGGTCCTGCCCGTGCTGTGGCACCAGAGCTTCCTGGCCTTAGCCCAGCGCTACAAGGAGGACCTCTCCTCGGAGCAGAAGGAGGCTTTGCTCGAGCTGCTCAAGTTCCACAGCCACCCGCAGATCTCGCCCGAGATCCGGAGGGAGCTGCTGAACTCCAAGACGCGGGATGTGGAGGGGCAGCCGCCCGCGGCCATGGA CTCTACTCCATGA
- the MED20 gene encoding mediator of RNA polymerase II transcription subunit 20 isoform X1, whose product MGVTCVAQVPVAEGKSVQQTVELLTRKLELLGAEKQGTFCVDCETYHTAASTISSQGQTGKLMYVMHNSEYPLSCFALFENGPCLIADANFDTLMVKLKGFFQNAKANKIESRGTRYQYCDFLVKVGTVTMGPSARGISVEVEYCPCVIANDCWNLLMEFMQSFMGTHTPGIPSVFGTKHDSIYSPADTMVQYMELFNKIRKQQQVPVAGIR is encoded by the exons ATGGGGGTGACCTG CGTGGCGCAGGTGCCGGTGGCGGAGGGGAAGAGCGTGCAGCAGACGGTGGAGCTCCTGACGCggaagctggagctgctgggggcCGAGAAACAGGGCACCTTCTGCGTGGACTGCGAGACCTACCACACCGCCGCCTCCACCATCAGCAGCCAAG GGCAGACAGGCAAGCTGATGTATGTGATGCACAACTCCGAATATCCCCTCAGCTGCTTCGCTCTCTTTGAAAACGGTCCCTGTCTCATAGCAGATGCCAACTTTGATACACTTATGGTGAAGTTGAAAGGCTTCTTCCAAAACGCCAAGGCGAACAAGATAGAGAGCCGGGGCACCCGCTACCAGTACTGTGACTTCTTGGTGAAGGTGGGCACGGTTACAATGGGGCCCAGTGCCCGCGGGATATCTGTGGAG GTGGAGTACTGCCCCTGCGTGATAGCCAACGACTGCTGGAACCTGCTCATGGAGTTCATGCAGAGCTTCATGGGGACCCACACTCCCGGCATCCCGTCCGTGTTTGGCACCAAGCACGACAGCATTTACAGCCCCGCGGACACCATGGTGCAGTACATGGAGCTGTTCAACAAGATCCGCaagcagcagcaggtgcctgtAGCGGGGATCAGatga